Proteins encoded in a region of the Atopobium sp. oral taxon 416 genome:
- a CDS encoding MFS transporter yields MRKKRPTRVQDTVIFKVSLLSISLFLIMAPAVSPALPLMYNAFPGVDQAGVEILVTIPNLGIIIGLIISPFLIAAIGEKATVLAGLIGTLLTGTFPMYVSAYIPILISRLLIGVSIGLYNSLALSLIPRFYRDDKGELATMVGFQNVTGSLGAAIASFLISWLITISWHAAFAVFFLVIPVFIVFTLFVPLPKDKNQEQGSAQPKKKQHITSEIVLIAVLMFLFYLFYMPVSYKLPAFVIAEHLGSISNVSTLTGVFNLISIPIGASFGFFFKRLHDKLFPLGCATIALGFFITTFSVNFAMLIVGTLIIGIGFGSTTPYLYNWLDLAAPKDSVNLATTIVLIVVNIGCGISPMVINVMSSDPKQDLLISACFFALGTIYGLIHYFHVRKSTVNTII; encoded by the coding sequence ATGAGGAAGAAGAGACCAACAAGGGTTCAGGATACCGTTATCTTCAAAGTTTCATTGCTGTCAATCTCACTGTTCCTGATTATGGCTCCGGCCGTATCACCGGCTCTGCCATTAATGTACAATGCCTTTCCCGGGGTAGATCAAGCAGGCGTAGAGATTCTGGTAACGATTCCCAATCTCGGTATCATTATCGGTCTGATCATCAGTCCTTTTTTAATAGCGGCGATCGGTGAAAAAGCAACGGTTTTGGCCGGCCTCATTGGTACGTTGCTGACAGGCACCTTCCCCATGTATGTTTCTGCCTATATACCGATCTTGATCTCCAGACTCTTGATTGGTGTGAGTATCGGGCTATACAACTCACTTGCTTTGTCGTTGATCCCACGGTTTTACCGTGATGATAAAGGCGAACTTGCAACGATGGTTGGTTTTCAAAATGTCACAGGGAGTTTGGGAGCTGCGATTGCTTCGTTTTTGATCAGTTGGTTGATCACTATCAGCTGGCATGCAGCGTTTGCTGTTTTCTTCTTAGTGATTCCGGTATTTATTGTATTCACCCTCTTCGTTCCGCTTCCGAAAGATAAGAACCAAGAGCAAGGCTCAGCCCAGCCCAAAAAGAAGCAACATATCACGAGCGAGATTGTTTTAATCGCGGTATTGATGTTCCTCTTCTATCTGTTTTACATGCCAGTCTCATATAAATTGCCAGCCTTTGTTATCGCTGAGCATCTTGGGAGCATCAGTAATGTATCAACGCTCACCGGCGTTTTTAATCTGATCTCTATTCCAATTGGTGCATCATTCGGTTTCTTCTTTAAGAGATTGCACGATAAACTGTTTCCGCTTGGCTGTGCAACGATAGCTTTAGGCTTCTTCATCACTACGTTCAGCGTTAACTTCGCGATGCTGATCGTCGGCACCCTCATCATTGGCATTGGCTTTGGCTCGACGACCCCATACCTGTATAATTGGCTTGATCTGGCGGCTCCCAAAGATTCTGTTAATCTGGCAACCACGATTGTTTTGATCGTTGTCAATATCGGCTGTGGCATTTCACCAATGGTCATCAACGTGATGTCTTCAGACCCTAAACAGGACTTGCTGATATCAGCTTGCTTTTTTGCGTTGGGCACTATCTATGGCCTGATCCACTACTTTCATGTTCGTAAGAGCACGGTTAACACCATTATTTAA
- a CDS encoding alpha/beta hydrolase gives MYTPNDVQDEIPVIIEIHGGWVYGTKEMYQYYGMGMAQRGFAFVNPSYVFGPDVTYPGEVDQVMEYIGWVDQHANDYNLDRNNVFVEGGSACGQMAEQLDALVTNPEYMKKMGYTMSILTFKAFLLNCANT, from the coding sequence ATCTACACCCCGAATGATGTTCAAGATGAAATTCCCGTGATCATCGAGATTCACGGCGGCTGGGTCTATGGTACAAAAGAGATGTACCAATATTACGGGATGGGCATGGCTCAACGTGGCTTTGCATTTGTCAATCCTTCGTATGTGTTTGGTCCTGACGTAACGTATCCCGGTGAAGTGGATCAGGTGATGGAATATATCGGTTGGGTAGACCAACATGCCAACGATTACAACTTGGATCGGAACAATGTCTTTGTTGAGGGTGGCTCAGCGTGCGGACAGATGGCTGAACAATTAGATGCCTTGGTTACCAATCCTGAGTATATGAAGAAAATGGGCTACACAATGTCCATCCTAACGTTCAAAGCTTTCTTACTGAATTGCGCAAACACTTAG
- a CDS encoding ISL3 family transposase yields MTSVASAAAQLPAVSHADEMCAPGFLRIPSHLDGFMQTGEPKESVRTEEFGTSARRCSRPVQILTVPGRLAAREAPSCPCCRKAMEGNGQVPIALRHLPLGMERARVEVLRPRWACRECGTSSIEGVPFRAPGQRITLPLLTFVCDLLALDQTLKAVSLMAGLNRNVVKKIERARLSGLYTEGEGSRLKLRKPKRQARYLGADTFKLHNARRWATVIIDLKTGHVLWLAYTKRKQVVYDFCDFVGSEWMLYVEAIACDMNADFERAFLKRHPHLDIVYDYFHLIKNFNEKVICKVRKDEQARLKEESNAEAVRALKHSTYILMSGADTRKRKERDARAGKVVSRGSALFGKEEVLQKGGARKRYKELISQNELLAACDIVGEMLSRAYGYRQEKRMRDAMERIVEVCRGTKDRHFGWFARLVESHMDGIVAHARHHISSGKVEGTNQMIKTLRRAG; encoded by the coding sequence ATGACAAGTGTAGCATCTGCGGCAGCCCAGCTGCCCGCCGTTTCCCATGCCGATGAGATGTGTGCTCCCGGCTTCCTCCGCATTCCCTCCCATCTGGACGGATTCATGCAGACAGGAGAGCCTAAGGAGAGCGTGCGCACCGAGGAGTTCGGCACCTCGGCCAGACGATGCAGCAGGCCGGTGCAGATCCTCACGGTCCCAGGCAGGCTGGCTGCGAGGGAAGCCCCCTCATGCCCCTGCTGCAGAAAGGCCATGGAGGGCAACGGGCAGGTCCCCATTGCGCTTCGGCACCTCCCTTTGGGCATGGAGAGGGCAAGGGTCGAGGTCTTGCGGCCAAGATGGGCATGCAGGGAATGCGGGACTTCCAGCATCGAGGGTGTTCCCTTCAGGGCGCCAGGCCAGCGCATCACGCTGCCTCTCCTCACGTTCGTGTGTGACCTGCTTGCCCTGGACCAGACCCTTAAGGCGGTATCGCTCATGGCAGGCCTTAACAGGAACGTCGTGAAAAAGATCGAGCGCGCGAGGCTCTCTGGGCTCTACACGGAAGGCGAAGGCAGCAGGCTGAAGCTCAGGAAGCCCAAGCGGCAGGCCCGCTATCTGGGCGCAGATACGTTCAAGCTGCACAATGCCCGCCGCTGGGCCACCGTGATCATCGACCTTAAGACCGGCCACGTCCTGTGGCTCGCCTATACGAAGAGGAAGCAGGTCGTGTATGACTTCTGCGACTTCGTGGGCAGCGAGTGGATGTTGTATGTGGAGGCAATCGCCTGCGACATGAACGCCGACTTCGAGCGCGCCTTCCTTAAGCGCCATCCGCATCTGGACATCGTCTACGACTACTTCCACCTCATCAAGAACTTCAACGAGAAGGTCATCTGTAAGGTCAGGAAGGACGAGCAGGCAAGGCTTAAGGAGGAGAGCAACGCCGAGGCCGTGCGTGCCCTCAAGCACTCCACATACATCCTCATGTCTGGTGCGGACACAAGGAAGAGGAAGGAGCGGGATGCACGGGCCGGCAAGGTGGTATCAAGGGGAAGCGCCCTCTTCGGCAAGGAGGAGGTCCTGCAGAAGGGAGGAGCCAGGAAGCGCTACAAGGAGCTGATCTCGCAGAACGAGCTCCTCGCCGCCTGCGACATCGTGGGTGAGATGCTCAGCAGGGCCTACGGCTACCGGCAGGAGAAGCGCATGCGCGATGCCATGGAGAGGATAGTCGAGGTCTGCCGCGGCACGAAAGACAGGCACTTCGGGTGGTTCGCCAGGCTCGTTGAGAGCCACATGGACGGCATCGTCGCGCATGCCAGGCACCATATCAGCAGCGGCAAGGTCGAAGGCACCAACCAGATGATCAAGACGCTCAGAAGGGCAGGCTAG
- a CDS encoding transposase, with product MTGITGAYFTFYHFPEAIWKSIYTTNIIERSNKGLKHKSKAKEQFPNEDALERFVCCYYSELNRSYADRVQCGFQQASAEILQMFDKRQQDAMPGTASGDQVKSLMSA from the coding sequence TTGACCGGTATAACGGGAGCCTATTTTACGTTTTATCATTTTCCAGAAGCGATCTGGAAGAGCATCTACACTACGAACATTATTGAACGGAGTAATAAAGGGCTGAAACATAAATCCAAGGCCAAGGAGCAGTTCCCTAATGAAGACGCCCTGGAGCGCTTTGTCTGCTGCTATTACAGTGAGCTGAACCGCTCTTATGCAGACAGGGTGCAGTGCGGGTTCCAACAGGCTTCCGCAGAGATCCTGCAGATGTTCGATAAAAGACAGCAAGATGCAATGCCCGGAACTGCCTCAGGCGACCAGGTCAAAAGCCTTATGTCTGCCTAG
- the nadA gene encoding quinolinate synthase NadA, with amino-acid sequence MNTRELQDAIIELKKQNDVCILAHAYQSQDIWDVADYIGDSYGLSVQASKAPQKTILMCGVRFMAETVKMLSPQKKVLLANPMAGCPMADQMDRTDVLKLRKQYPNATIVAYINTTSDLKRAVDYVVTSSSAVKILKQIPNKQIVFIPDCNLGSWCEEQVPDKDFVLVDGGCPVHMLITEDDVKSMKAAYPHAELLVHPEVTAEVRKYAGYIGSTTGIMKYAQESKNKEFIIGTENSIVQHLQFMCPDKAFYPLSKETVCHNMTLTTLMDVYYAVAGKGGEVIDLDDQVRIEALRPIEKMVELGG; translated from the coding sequence ATGAATACGAGAGAACTGCAGGATGCAATCATAGAACTTAAGAAACAAAACGATGTCTGCATCCTGGCGCATGCCTACCAGAGCCAGGACATCTGGGACGTTGCCGACTATATTGGGGATTCCTATGGACTGAGCGTGCAGGCATCAAAGGCTCCTCAAAAGACCATTCTCATGTGCGGTGTACGCTTCATGGCAGAAACCGTAAAAATGCTTTCACCTCAGAAAAAAGTTCTGCTCGCAAATCCCATGGCTGGCTGCCCGATGGCCGACCAGATGGACAGAACCGACGTCCTTAAACTCAGAAAACAGTATCCGAATGCCACAATTGTTGCCTACATCAACACCACGTCTGACCTGAAACGTGCCGTCGACTATGTTGTTACGTCTTCCTCTGCTGTCAAGATACTGAAGCAAATCCCCAATAAACAGATTGTCTTCATTCCGGACTGCAACTTGGGATCATGGTGCGAAGAACAAGTACCGGACAAGGATTTTGTTCTCGTAGATGGTGGGTGTCCGGTGCATATGCTCATAACCGAAGACGATGTGAAAAGCATGAAGGCTGCCTATCCTCATGCAGAGCTCCTGGTTCATCCGGAGGTCACTGCGGAAGTCCGCAAGTATGCAGGCTACATAGGAAGCACAACCGGCATCATGAAGTATGCGCAGGAGAGCAAAAACAAGGAGTTCATTATAGGTACTGAGAATAGTATTGTGCAGCATTTGCAGTTCATGTGCCCGGATAAGGCTTTCTATCCGCTGTCAAAGGAAACGGTCTGTCACAACATGACGCTGACAACTCTGATGGATGTCTACTACGCGGTAGCGGGCAAAGGCGGTGAAGTCATAGACCTGGATGATCAGGTCCGCATCGAGGCACTTCGTCCAATTGAAAAGATGGTAGAACTGGGAGGCTAA
- a CDS encoding L-aspartate oxidase, producing the protein MLNTDILIVGSGCSGLYTALKLPKDRKILIITKSDAESCDSFLAQGGICVLKDESDYNSYFEDTMRAGHYENDRRSVDIMIRSSQKVIHDLIDCGVDFHRDEHGHLDFTREGAHSHKRILFHEDETGKEITSHLLKAVTARPNVTLLEHTTMLDLVEQDNACYGAIIKKENGELDTVQADFTILATGGIGGLYEHSTNYRHLTGDGLAVAIRHGLRLKDVNYVQIHPTTLYTDNPRDRSFLISESVRGEGAKLYDKHMHRFTDELLPRDLLTAAIKKQMKKDGTKFVWEDLRTIPLEERHAHFPNIIEHCLEMGYDPDKEPIPVVPAQHYYMGGIWVNHWSKTSMDRLYAVGETACNGVHGENRLASNSLLESMVFAGRAANDLMISYGNVKHNPQLFEEVDLSLYKNEAALKKRSKDLVRQEIEKADKNMQVEGLTDKESETKSEEIRHV; encoded by the coding sequence ATGCTGAATACAGATATTTTGATCGTCGGATCTGGCTGTTCAGGCCTGTATACGGCGTTGAAGCTTCCGAAAGACCGGAAGATCCTGATCATAACGAAATCGGATGCGGAGTCGTGTGACAGTTTTCTCGCCCAGGGCGGTATCTGTGTGCTTAAAGATGAATCGGATTACAACAGCTACTTTGAGGACACGATGCGTGCCGGGCATTATGAGAATGACCGAAGGTCCGTTGATATTATGATCCGCTCCTCACAGAAGGTCATCCATGACCTCATTGACTGCGGCGTGGACTTTCACCGCGACGAGCACGGTCACCTCGACTTCACCAGAGAGGGAGCGCACTCGCACAAGCGCATTCTCTTCCATGAAGATGAAACAGGAAAAGAGATTACCAGTCACCTCCTTAAAGCGGTCACCGCACGCCCCAACGTTACGCTCCTCGAGCACACGACGATGCTGGACCTCGTGGAACAAGACAACGCCTGCTACGGTGCGATTATCAAGAAAGAAAACGGAGAGCTCGACACAGTCCAGGCAGACTTCACAATTCTGGCAACCGGCGGCATTGGAGGGCTGTATGAGCATTCGACCAATTACCGCCACCTTACGGGAGACGGGCTCGCAGTGGCAATCCGCCACGGTTTACGCCTGAAGGATGTCAACTATGTGCAGATCCATCCGACAACACTCTATACGGATAATCCCAGGGACCGTTCGTTTCTGATCTCTGAGTCAGTCAGAGGAGAAGGGGCAAAGCTCTATGACAAACATATGCACCGGTTTACCGACGAGCTGCTCCCCCGTGACCTCTTGACGGCCGCAATTAAAAAGCAGATGAAGAAAGACGGCACCAAGTTCGTCTGGGAGGATCTGCGCACAATCCCCTTAGAGGAGCGCCACGCACACTTTCCGAACATCATAGAGCACTGCCTCGAGATGGGATACGACCCCGATAAGGAGCCAATTCCTGTCGTCCCCGCCCAGCACTATTACATGGGCGGCATTTGGGTCAATCACTGGAGCAAGACCTCGATGGACCGTCTGTATGCCGTAGGAGAAACAGCCTGCAACGGCGTTCACGGAGAGAACCGTCTTGCCAGCAATTCGCTGCTTGAGTCCATGGTGTTTGCCGGCAGAGCCGCAAACGACCTCATGATCTCCTACGGTAACGTGAAACACAACCCGCAGCTCTTTGAGGAGGTCGACCTTTCTTTGTATAAGAATGAGGCGGCTCTGAAGAAACGCTCCAAGGACCTCGTGAGACAGGAAATTGAAAAGGCCGACAAGAATATGCAAGTCGAGGGTCTGACGGATAAAGAATCAGAGACCAAATCAGAGGAGATAAGACATGTTTGA
- the nadC gene encoding carboxylating nicotinate-nucleotide diphosphorylase, whose translation MFDPATLKLNVDPLILSALREDITSDDMSTNSVMPQPEPGTVNLIAKEDGILCGVQVFQRTFELLDPTIDVAWNKQDGDHIANGIHVATVQGDIRVLLSGERTALNYLQHMSGIATYTHRMVEKLKGTGIRLLDTRKTTPNNRIFEKYAVRVGGGYSHRYNLSDGIMLKDNHIDAAGGIRQAVAAARDYAPFVHKIEVETENLEMVKEALDAGADIIMLDNMSHAQMAEAVRVIAGHAEIEASGNVTLDNLDRYSDLDIDYVSCGALTHSAPILDLSLKHLRQKNRERR comes from the coding sequence ATGTTTGATCCAGCTACTTTGAAACTGAACGTAGACCCACTGATTCTATCGGCGCTGAGAGAAGATATTACAAGCGACGATATGTCGACGAACAGCGTCATGCCACAACCAGAACCAGGAACGGTCAATTTGATTGCAAAGGAAGACGGAATCCTCTGCGGAGTGCAGGTCTTCCAGAGGACATTCGAACTGCTCGACCCTACAATCGATGTCGCCTGGAATAAACAGGACGGCGATCACATAGCGAATGGCATACACGTGGCCACCGTACAGGGAGATATCCGTGTGCTGTTGTCGGGAGAACGCACGGCGCTCAATTACCTGCAGCACATGAGCGGCATCGCAACATATACGCATCGTATGGTGGAGAAGCTGAAGGGCACCGGGATCAGGCTGCTGGACACGCGAAAGACCACGCCGAACAACCGGATCTTCGAGAAATATGCGGTTAGGGTGGGCGGAGGATACAGCCACCGCTACAACCTGTCGGATGGAATCATGCTGAAGGACAACCATATCGACGCGGCAGGAGGAATCCGGCAGGCCGTGGCAGCGGCAAGAGACTACGCACCCTTTGTCCACAAGATCGAGGTGGAGACGGAAAACCTCGAGATGGTGAAGGAGGCGCTCGATGCGGGGGCCGATATCATCATGCTTGACAATATGAGCCACGCACAGATGGCAGAAGCGGTAAGAGTAATTGCCGGGCACGCGGAGATTGAAGCGTCGGGCAATGTCACACTCGACAATCTGGATAGATATAGTGACCTCGACATCGATTATGTATCATGCGGGGCGCTTACTCATTCCGCGCCGATCCTCGACCTGTCTCTGAAACACCTTCGCCAAAAAAATAGGGAACGCCGATAG
- a CDS encoding transcription repressor NadR, producing the protein MKTKLRREEIEKLLSTSTGPLSGKRLAAHFHVSRQVIVQDIALLRANGLDIVSTNRGYVLQKQKTTHQRVFKVRHTEDQTEEELNLVVDLGGRFQDVFVYHRVYGLIRTDLKICSRYDVAVYMKEISSGKSSELLNITSGYHYHTIEADSEEILDLIQDRLQEKGFLAPLSDYEPVNFWEKHLEQRA; encoded by the coding sequence TTGAAAACCAAACTGCGTAGAGAAGAGATTGAAAAACTTCTGTCTACCAGCACGGGACCGCTTTCCGGAAAAAGACTGGCAGCACATTTTCATGTCAGCCGTCAGGTCATCGTACAAGACATCGCGCTCTTGCGTGCAAACGGTTTGGATATTGTATCAACGAACAGGGGCTACGTCCTGCAGAAACAAAAGACCACTCACCAGAGAGTGTTCAAGGTGCGTCACACAGAAGATCAAACAGAGGAAGAATTGAATCTGGTAGTCGACCTAGGTGGTAGATTCCAGGATGTATTTGTATACCATCGTGTCTACGGCCTGATCCGCACTGATCTGAAAATTTGTTCGCGCTATGATGTGGCCGTGTATATGAAAGAGATTTCATCAGGAAAGTCGAGTGAGCTTCTTAACATAACATCCGGATATCACTACCACACGATTGAGGCCGACAGCGAGGAAATTCTCGACCTGATTCAGGACCGCTTACAGGAGAAAGGATTCCTAGCTCCACTCAGCGATTATGAGCCAGTCAATTTCTGGGAAAAGCATCTGGAACAAAGAGCCTAA